Proteins co-encoded in one Marmota flaviventris isolate mMarFla1 chromosome 9, mMarFla1.hap1, whole genome shotgun sequence genomic window:
- the Ankrd13d gene encoding ankyrin repeat domain-containing protein 13D codes for MAGPGPTFPLHRLVWANRHRELEAALHSRQHDIEQEDPRGRTPLELAVSLGNLESVRVLLRHNANVGKESRQGWAVLQEAVSTGDPEMVQLVLQYRDFQRATQRLAGIPELLNKLRQAPDFYVEMKWEFTSWVPLVSKMCPSDVYRVWKRGESLRVDTSLLGFEHMTWQRGRRSFIFKGQEAGALVMEVDHDRQVVHTETLGLALHEPEALLAAMRPSEEHVASRLTSPIVSTHLDTRNVAFERNKCGIWGWRSEKMETVSGYEAKVYSATNVELVTRTRTEHLSDQDKSRSKGGKTPFQSFLGMAQQHSSHSGAPVQQAASPTNPTAISPDEYFDPSFSLESRNIGRPIEMSSKVQRFKATLWLSEEHPLSLGDQVTPIIDLMAISNAHFAKLRDFITLRLPPGFPVKIEIPLFHVLNARITFSNLCGCDEPLGSVWVPAPSTAVAASGSPFPCEVDPTVFEVPEGYSVLGAERSEPLRDEDDDLLQFAIQQSLLEAGTEAEQVTVWEALTNTRPGTHPPPQNTVYEEQLQLERALQESLRLSTESRGPGSPQRTPPSPVPPSFEEQLRLALELSSREQEELERGGQQEEEDLQRILRLSLTEH; via the exons ATGGCTGGCCCGGGCCCCACCTTCCCGTTGCACCGGCTCGTCTGGGCAAACCGGCACCGCGAACTGGAGGCCGCGCTGCACAGTCGCCAG CACGACATTGAACAGGAGGACCCCCGAGGTCGGACCCCCCTGGAACTGGCTGTGTCCCTGGGGAACCTGGAGTCTGTGAGAGTCCTCCTTCGACACAATGCCAATGTGGGCAAAGAGAGCCGTCAGGGCTGGGCAG TCCTGCAGGAGGCGGTCAGCACTGGAGACCCAGAGATGGTGCAGCTGGTGCTCCAGTATCGTGACTTTCAGAGGGCCACGCAGAGGCTAGCTGGCATTCCAGAGTTGCTCAACAAACTCCGCCAG GCCCCCGATTTCTACGTGGAGATGAAGTGGGAGTTTACCAGTTGGG TGCCCCTTGTGTCCAAGATGTGCCCGAGTGATGTGTACCGAGTGTGGAAGCGGGGTGAGAGCCTCCGGGTGGACACCAGTCTCCTGGGGTTTGAGCACATGACCTGGCAGCGTGGCCGGAGAAGCTTCATCTTCAAGGGCCAGG AGGCAGGAGCCCTGGTGATGGAAGTGGACCATGACCGGCAGGTGGTGCACACAGAGACACTAGGGCTTGCTCTGCATGAGCCCGAAGCACTGCTGGCCGCCATGCGGCCCAGCGAGGAACATGTGGCCAGTCGCCTCACCTCCCCTATCGTCTCCACCCACCTGGACACTCGCAATGTGGCCTTTGAGAG GAACAAATGTGGTATCTGGGGATGGCGGTCTGAGAAGATGGAAACTGTCAGCGGCTacgaggccaag GTGTACAGTGCCACCAACGTGGAGCTGGTGACACGCACACGCACGGAGCACCTATCTGATCAGGACAAGTCGAGGAGCAAAG GGGGGAAGACTCCGTTCCAGTCCTTCCTGGGGATGGCCCAGCAGCACTCCTCCCACAGCGGG GCTCCTGTGCAGCAGGCAGCCAGCCCTACCAACCCTACAGCCATTTCCCCCGACGAATACTTTGACCCCAGCTTCAGCCTGGAGTCCAGAAACATCGGCCGCCCCATCGAGATGTCCAGCAAAGTACAGAG GTTCAAGGCCACATTGTGGCTGAGTGAGGAGCATCCCCTTTCCCTGGGTGACCAGGTGACGCCCATCATTGACCTGATGGCCATCAGCAATGCTCACTTTGCCAAGCTGCGTGATTTCATCACCCTGCGCCTCCCACCTGGCTTCCCCGTCAAGATTG AGATTCCCCTCTTCCACGTGCTGAATGCCCGCATCACCTTTAGCAACCTATGTGGCTGTGATGAGCCCCTGGGCTCCGTGTGGGTGCCCGCCCCCAGCACTGCTGTGGCCGCTTCAG GGAGCCCTTTCCCATGTGAGGTAGACCCCACCGTGTTTGAGGTGCCCGAGGGATACAGTGTGCTGGGCGCAGAGCGCAGCGAGCCCCTTCGAGACGAAGATGATGACCTGCTGCAGTTTGCCATCCAGCAGAGCCTGCTTGAGGCAGGCACAGAGGCCGAGCAG GTGACTGTTTGGGAAGCCCTGACCAACACACGTCCTGGCACTCACCCTCCTCCCCAAAACACAGTGTATGAGGAGCAGCTTCAGCTGGAGCG GGCCCTCCAGGAAAGCCTGCGGCTGTCCACAGAGTCCAGGGGTCCTGGATCTCCTCAGAGGACGCCCCCATCCCCTGTCCCTCCAAGCTTTGAGGAGCAGCTTCGACTGGCCCTGGAGTTGTCTTCGCGGGAGCAAGAGGAGCTGGAGCG